A window of the Corallococcus exiguus genome harbors these coding sequences:
- a CDS encoding type VI secretion IcmF C-terminal domain-containing protein: MGAIQSMLAALKAHWVLVFGIVVVLAAIGVGVTLWWRKRQQRGPSLAGEQKPLGSGQLLAIRKQFLAKLPWRFRASVRDFPTLVVLGPAGSGKSDLIEAEVDWERQQRQFMPSYTDDPLLKMFLGPEVVVQELAAPVLEDDSRHARRALRRLWKATFGRRHVGRAVIVLKVNWLLETSPDEVKRVTQLLRGKVNLLSEVCQSPVETRLVLTHMDTLDGYADFAQLLRQNGVPLELTVPPPGREGELGEALQPMEKYLALGLTSLAPDAFERLAAFYSRGGEAFAALGRFVSTLLEGGSLAYPLKLQRVYLSSGGADARPTGALAVQADQPAELLVRDYRWTHLRRCAAILAVGCLPVLLAYGHFYRLLLRAQDKLDAFQVTVQRLEDRNQSVSGSVVESQTTDAVKAMEDLWGATRYWPPLAHSFTDEWEELRARLARSIRMSYLKPMLEKCQDQCRRCPSLIPGCQPAPAFASRGTRATPLIPAPSVDDSCHLETLCRPEQVLYTLGVLYASRNEALGQFVLRSVQGTNKKQLGWTTEAFGLSLASTDQEHNWLEAMGLAEPMIANYVIASDKPFDENVPWTRWPFAWLTMDGLLGPWRDHFMQLQDTLAAKELDLARWRALADDRERLRALLAESAPYSSARKVMDLINASDAEPDASQLKGVGSLLDSLDWLRQNRQTLEAILRMEDETDAALRAAARMTPAELLTRADGLFAPSDGDARYQVEVLRRDFVFRPMDVSRQLLDKTLRSLKETGRTPFNADSFNPRAGETTSEVATEGVGDDDTEFTSGTLPVVGKVLGKAAFEAQLAPLVDEFTERLAKSSLSREEAVERATFVQGKVQTFAKRYGQDLYATYRGYRFRTTPRGSLSSDLSVLLQPSSPLEAMLRDVATRAGVGPLESEYYAPMRDAVAPFKPIVQLMTPDKSGAIVELAAYTTLVSQLQQELSGVKPAAAKPAAPKDPAAPGAAGATASSAGSQLAEMLSPVGRVALSMLLEEEDSYLRRVDAWLDQHGLVGEFRQPFRQPFIVVRNRGRAELERVIAEQWTYQARRTLDPLVKRYPFNPSASQEVDPVELEVLRRKDGAFWGFVTQVLAPVVEERGTDWSVRYPLKSRLLLPPRMLSALGQLGRLSKLLWDDEGKARPIAMQVRPLPLPTAPTPDSFVTLSFLKCGGAASFGFNQRPAWGEFPLSWWSPQPSSIGVELRSPQRDGKRYRSMEMSESSWNCFRLLESATLTDQSNVVWVLPGRGLAANEKVLEISFGLRGEPWAPFRGVVP, translated from the coding sequence GTGGGCGCGATCCAGTCCATGCTGGCGGCATTGAAGGCCCACTGGGTGCTCGTGTTTGGCATCGTGGTGGTGCTCGCGGCCATTGGCGTGGGCGTGACGCTCTGGTGGCGCAAGCGGCAGCAGCGCGGCCCGTCGCTCGCGGGCGAGCAGAAGCCGCTCGGGTCCGGGCAGCTGCTGGCCATCCGCAAGCAGTTCCTGGCGAAGCTGCCGTGGCGCTTCCGCGCGTCCGTGCGGGACTTCCCCACGCTGGTGGTGCTGGGCCCGGCGGGCAGCGGCAAGTCGGACCTCATCGAAGCGGAGGTGGACTGGGAGCGGCAGCAGCGCCAGTTCATGCCCAGCTACACGGACGACCCGCTCCTCAAGATGTTCCTGGGGCCGGAGGTCGTGGTGCAGGAGCTGGCCGCGCCCGTGCTGGAGGACGACTCGCGCCACGCGCGGCGTGCGCTGCGCCGGCTGTGGAAGGCCACCTTCGGGCGCCGGCACGTGGGCCGGGCCGTCATCGTCCTGAAGGTCAACTGGCTGCTGGAGACGTCTCCGGACGAGGTGAAGCGCGTCACCCAGCTGCTGCGCGGCAAGGTCAATCTCTTGTCGGAGGTGTGCCAGTCGCCCGTGGAGACGCGGCTGGTCCTCACGCACATGGACACGCTGGACGGCTACGCGGACTTCGCGCAGCTGCTGCGCCAGAACGGCGTGCCGCTGGAACTGACGGTGCCGCCGCCCGGCAGGGAAGGGGAGCTGGGGGAAGCGCTCCAGCCCATGGAGAAGTACCTGGCGCTGGGGCTCACCTCGCTGGCGCCGGACGCGTTCGAGCGGCTGGCGGCCTTCTACTCGCGCGGCGGCGAGGCGTTCGCTGCGCTGGGACGCTTCGTGTCCACGCTGTTGGAGGGCGGCTCGCTGGCATACCCGCTGAAGCTCCAGCGCGTGTACCTGTCCTCGGGAGGGGCGGATGCCCGGCCCACCGGGGCGCTGGCGGTGCAGGCGGATCAACCGGCGGAGCTGCTCGTCCGGGACTACCGCTGGACGCACCTGCGCCGGTGCGCGGCCATCCTCGCGGTGGGGTGCCTGCCGGTGCTGCTGGCGTACGGGCACTTCTACCGGCTGCTCCTGCGCGCGCAGGACAAGCTGGACGCGTTCCAGGTGACGGTGCAGCGGCTGGAGGATCGCAACCAGAGCGTGTCCGGCTCCGTGGTGGAGTCCCAGACGACCGACGCGGTGAAGGCGATGGAGGACCTCTGGGGCGCCACGCGCTACTGGCCGCCCCTGGCCCACAGCTTCACCGACGAGTGGGAGGAGCTGCGGGCGCGGCTCGCGCGCAGCATCCGGATGTCCTACCTGAAGCCGATGCTGGAGAAGTGCCAGGACCAGTGCCGGCGCTGCCCGAGCCTGATTCCTGGCTGCCAGCCCGCGCCCGCCTTCGCCAGCCGGGGCACGCGCGCCACGCCGCTGATCCCGGCGCCCTCGGTGGATGACAGCTGCCACCTGGAGACGCTGTGCCGTCCGGAGCAGGTGCTCTACACGCTGGGCGTGCTGTACGCCTCGCGCAATGAGGCCCTGGGCCAGTTCGTGCTGCGCAGCGTGCAGGGGACGAACAAGAAGCAGCTGGGGTGGACGACGGAGGCCTTCGGGCTGAGCCTGGCCAGCACCGACCAGGAGCACAACTGGCTGGAGGCGATGGGCCTGGCGGAGCCGATGATCGCCAACTACGTCATCGCCAGCGACAAGCCCTTCGACGAGAACGTCCCCTGGACTCGCTGGCCCTTCGCCTGGCTGACGATGGACGGCCTGCTGGGCCCGTGGCGCGACCACTTCATGCAGCTGCAGGACACGCTGGCCGCGAAGGAGCTGGATCTGGCCCGGTGGCGCGCGCTGGCGGACGACCGTGAGCGCCTGCGCGCCTTGCTGGCGGAGAGCGCGCCGTACAGCTCCGCCCGCAAGGTGATGGACCTCATCAACGCGTCGGACGCGGAGCCGGACGCCAGCCAGCTGAAGGGCGTGGGCAGCCTGTTGGACTCGCTGGACTGGCTGCGCCAGAACCGCCAGACGCTGGAGGCCATCCTGCGCATGGAGGACGAAACGGACGCCGCCCTGCGCGCCGCCGCCCGCATGACGCCCGCGGAGCTGCTCACCCGCGCGGACGGCCTCTTCGCCCCCAGCGACGGTGACGCGCGCTACCAGGTGGAGGTCCTCCGGCGCGACTTCGTGTTCCGCCCCATGGACGTGTCGCGGCAGCTCTTGGACAAGACGCTGCGCTCGCTGAAGGAGACGGGCCGCACGCCGTTCAACGCGGATTCGTTCAACCCGCGCGCGGGCGAGACGACGTCGGAAGTGGCGACCGAAGGGGTGGGGGACGACGACACGGAGTTCACCAGCGGGACGCTCCCGGTGGTGGGCAAGGTGCTGGGCAAGGCCGCCTTCGAGGCGCAGCTGGCACCGCTGGTGGACGAGTTCACGGAGCGGCTCGCCAAGTCCAGCCTGTCGCGCGAGGAGGCCGTGGAGCGCGCCACCTTCGTGCAGGGCAAGGTGCAGACCTTCGCGAAGCGCTACGGCCAGGACCTCTACGCGACCTACCGGGGCTACCGCTTCCGCACCACGCCGCGAGGTTCGCTGTCCAGCGACCTGTCCGTGCTGCTGCAGCCGTCGTCACCGCTGGAGGCGATGCTGCGCGACGTGGCCACCCGCGCCGGCGTGGGTCCGCTGGAGAGCGAGTACTACGCGCCCATGCGCGACGCGGTGGCGCCCTTCAAGCCGATCGTGCAGCTGATGACGCCGGACAAGAGCGGCGCGATCGTGGAGCTGGCGGCCTACACCACGCTGGTGTCGCAGCTGCAGCAGGAGCTGTCCGGCGTGAAGCCCGCGGCCGCGAAGCCCGCGGCGCCCAAGGACCCCGCGGCGCCTGGAGCCGCTGGCGCGACGGCGTCCTCGGCGGGGTCGCAGCTGGCGGAGATGTTGTCGCCGGTGGGGCGCGTGGCGCTGAGCATGCTGCTGGAGGAGGAGGACTCGTATCTGCGCCGGGTGGACGCGTGGCTGGATCAGCACGGCCTGGTGGGCGAGTTCCGTCAGCCGTTCCGCCAGCCCTTCATCGTCGTGCGCAACCGGGGCCGCGCGGAGCTGGAGCGCGTCATCGCGGAGCAGTGGACCTATCAGGCCCGCCGCACGCTGGACCCGCTGGTGAAGCGCTATCCGTTCAACCCCAGCGCGTCGCAGGAAGTGGACCCGGTGGAGCTGGAGGTGCTGCGCCGCAAGGACGGGGCCTTCTGGGGCTTCGTCACGCAGGTGCTGGCGCCGGTGGTGGAGGAGCGCGGGACGGACTGGTCGGTGCGCTATCCGCTGAAGTCCCGGCTGCTGCTGCCTCCGCGCATGCTCTCCGCGCTGGGCCAGCTGGGCCGCCTGTCGAAGCTCCTGTGGGACGACGAGGGCAAGGCCCGTCCCATCGCCATGCAGGTGCGGCCGCTGCCGCTGCCGACGGCGCCCACGCCGGACAGCTTCGTGACGCTGTCGTTCCTGAAGTGCGGCGGGGCGGCGTCATTCGGCTTCAACCAGCGGCCGGCGTGGGGTGAGTTTCCCCTGAGCTGGTGGAGCCCGCAGCCGTCGTCCATCGGCGTGGAGCTGCGCTCGCCGCAGCGGGATGGAAAGCGCTACCGCTCCATGGAGATGTCCGAGTCGTCCTGGAACTGCTTCCGCCTGCTGGAGTCCGCGACGCTGACGGACCAGTCGAACGTGGTGTGGGTGCTGCCGGGTCGCGGGTTGGCGGCGAACGAGAAGGTGCTGGAGATCAGCTTCGGGTTGCGCGGCGAGCCTTGGGCGCCATTCCGTGGGGTGGTGCCATGA
- a CDS encoding coiled-coil domain-containing protein, producing MNELRATVAKHKATVEGFGSGITPRLATAKGEVETLAQGVVEQVAALRPSISASLGALLTQVNATKVTLADPSPRFDALATEVAGHQQTLTASSTTARTQAESLGKEATAKSQGMEAQAKSSVESSQGQLTALQQQVAQKCDADKKSFDAKLAKRKGSKEETEARRAQGYALIDQTRSQLTQDLTGVGSTLTAALAAVLVRLTTSRDAATGRSTQLTSTLDGAVKNPVSALKTLHQEILNAGTTAKETHKQQQSVLEGQRKTLVDQLMAAAAAAAAIVDPLDTQVAPSLTAGKTQADGALDTLGKTIGGQVASVTAQLTAVEKLIEQVQKQVETAIKTVSGTIDSVVQGALTAVETVKAPLKATLEAAFTTLDTLVATVSALKQQVMALFEALPQMLEQLQTLFQQIVGSLESLLERAMGLLDAIPAADLPKPLVNPAVQGISQVVGQITTQLGTLSSQVGTQLQAVQKTIVSQVETVQTQAQTQIDAATTQAVTQMGTLTQSILQGIEQATAQVGQIVAAAVTQIGTVKDQGVQQIETMKQQVAARVTPLDTQVPQRLEALDAQVGSGIDAAVQAMQTARDSAEGQVTSAKGRLDSQLGGTKTSVAAGLTSLEQARKSADTSLATQADSALAAFKQRAEGLKTGAQTQVDSISTQATGQKPQLLSPLDAIGTQLQGGAFSKPVTAANGRVTSALNALGPQLDALAS from the coding sequence ATGAACGAACTGCGCGCCACCGTGGCGAAGCACAAGGCAACCGTGGAGGGCTTCGGCTCCGGCATCACGCCGCGCCTCGCCACCGCGAAGGGCGAAGTGGAGACCCTGGCCCAGGGCGTCGTGGAGCAGGTTGCCGCGCTCCGTCCCTCCATCAGCGCGTCGCTGGGAGCGCTGCTCACGCAGGTGAACGCGACGAAGGTGACGCTGGCGGACCCCTCCCCTCGCTTCGACGCGCTGGCCACGGAGGTGGCGGGCCACCAGCAGACGCTGACCGCCTCCAGCACCACCGCGCGCACGCAGGCGGAGTCACTGGGGAAGGAAGCGACGGCGAAGAGCCAGGGGATGGAGGCGCAGGCGAAGTCGTCCGTGGAGTCGTCGCAGGGGCAGCTCACCGCGCTCCAGCAGCAGGTGGCCCAGAAGTGCGACGCGGACAAGAAGTCCTTCGACGCGAAGCTCGCGAAGCGCAAGGGCTCCAAGGAGGAGACGGAGGCCCGCCGCGCGCAGGGCTACGCGCTGATTGATCAAACGCGCTCGCAGCTCACGCAGGACCTCACGGGCGTGGGGTCCACCCTCACGGCGGCGTTGGCGGCGGTGCTGGTGCGGCTGACCACGTCGCGCGACGCGGCGACGGGCCGGAGCACCCAGCTCACCTCCACGCTGGACGGCGCGGTGAAGAACCCCGTGAGCGCGCTGAAGACGCTGCACCAGGAGATCCTCAACGCGGGCACCACGGCGAAGGAAACCCACAAGCAACAGCAGTCCGTGCTGGAGGGCCAGCGCAAGACGCTGGTGGATCAGCTGATGGCCGCGGCGGCGGCGGCGGCCGCCATCGTGGATCCGCTGGACACCCAGGTGGCCCCGTCGCTGACGGCGGGCAAGACGCAGGCGGACGGAGCGCTGGACACGCTGGGCAAGACGATTGGCGGACAGGTCGCCAGCGTCACGGCGCAGCTCACGGCGGTGGAGAAGCTCATCGAGCAGGTGCAGAAGCAGGTGGAGACCGCCATCAAGACGGTGAGCGGCACCATCGACAGCGTGGTGCAGGGCGCGCTCACGGCGGTGGAGACCGTCAAGGCGCCGCTGAAGGCCACGCTGGAGGCGGCCTTCACCACGCTGGACACGCTGGTCGCGACCGTCAGCGCCCTCAAGCAACAGGTGATGGCGCTGTTCGAAGCGCTGCCGCAGATGCTCGAGCAGCTCCAGACCCTCTTCCAGCAGATCGTCGGCTCGCTGGAGTCGCTGCTGGAGCGGGCCATGGGCCTCCTGGACGCCATCCCGGCCGCGGACCTGCCCAAGCCACTGGTGAACCCCGCGGTGCAGGGCATCAGCCAGGTGGTGGGGCAGATCACCACGCAGCTGGGCACCCTCTCCTCTCAAGTGGGCACGCAGCTCCAGGCGGTGCAGAAGACCATCGTGTCGCAGGTGGAGACGGTGCAGACCCAGGCCCAGACGCAGATTGACGCGGCCACGACGCAGGCCGTGACGCAGATGGGCACGCTCACCCAGTCCATCCTCCAGGGCATCGAGCAGGCCACCGCGCAGGTGGGCCAGATTGTCGCCGCGGCCGTCACGCAAATTGGCACCGTGAAGGACCAGGGCGTGCAGCAGATTGAGACCATGAAGCAGCAGGTCGCCGCCCGGGTGACGCCGCTGGACACGCAGGTGCCCCAGCGCCTGGAGGCCCTGGACGCGCAGGTGGGCTCCGGCATCGACGCGGCGGTGCAGGCCATGCAGACGGCGCGGGACTCAGCGGAGGGCCAGGTGACGTCCGCCAAGGGCCGGCTGGACTCGCAGCTGGGGGGCACGAAGACGTCCGTGGCGGCCGGGCTGACGTCGCTGGAGCAGGCTCGCAAGAGCGCGGACACGTCGCTCGCCACCCAGGCGGACTCGGCGCTCGCGGCCTTCAAGCAGCGCGCGGAGGGCCTGAAGACAGGCGCCCAGACGCAGGTGGACTCCATCTCCACCCAGGCCACGGGGCAGAAGCCGCAGCTCCTCTCCCCTCTCGACGCGATTGGCACCCAGCTCCAGGGGGGCGCCTTCTCCAAGCCAGTGACGGCGGCGAACGGCCGGGTGACGTCCGCGCTCAACGCGCTGGGGCCCCAGTTGGACGCGCTCGCGTCCTGA
- a CDS encoding GspE/PulE/PilB domain-containing protein, which yields MNPPPSVPPGPGPNRKRRLGEILMDAGLLTETQLRSALAEQRKWGGRLGLTLVQMGVVDESSMVHALSRQLAIPTVNLDTHVPVPNALQALRVDIAERYTVFPIAYESGSKTLTVATSDPTNVESLQELAFHSGQKLQVVVATASSIERAIRHHYHGEITSTAATPLSFGMDEATFELAPPQQAEPAAPPRPPTPPPLVRDVELASKVEALTQQVADLERMVAQQARVMRAMMDALEARGALTREEVQAKAR from the coding sequence GTGAATCCTCCCCCTTCTGTTCCTCCCGGCCCGGGCCCCAACCGCAAGCGGCGGCTGGGCGAGATCCTGATGGACGCCGGCCTGCTCACTGAAACCCAGCTGCGGTCGGCGCTCGCCGAGCAGCGCAAGTGGGGCGGCCGGCTGGGCCTCACCCTGGTGCAGATGGGCGTCGTGGACGAGAGCTCCATGGTGCACGCCCTGTCGCGGCAGCTGGCCATCCCCACCGTGAACCTGGACACGCACGTCCCCGTCCCGAACGCCCTCCAGGCGCTGCGCGTGGACATCGCCGAGCGCTACACCGTCTTCCCCATCGCCTACGAGTCCGGCTCCAAGACGCTCACCGTGGCCACGTCGGATCCCACCAACGTGGAGTCCCTCCAGGAGCTGGCCTTCCACTCCGGCCAGAAGCTCCAGGTGGTGGTGGCGACGGCGTCCTCCATCGAGCGCGCCATCCGGCACCACTACCACGGCGAAATCACCTCCACGGCCGCCACGCCGCTGAGCTTCGGCATGGACGAGGCCACCTTCGAGCTGGCCCCGCCGCAGCAGGCCGAACCCGCCGCGCCCCCGCGCCCCCCCACCCCGCCGCCGTTGGTGCGCGACGTGGAGCTGGCGTCGAAGGTGGAGGCGCTCACGCAGCAGGTGGCGGACCTGGAGCGCATGGTGGCGCAGCAGGCGCGCGTGATGCGCGCGATGATGGACGCGCTGGAGGCCCGGGGCGCGTTGACCCGCGAAGAGGTCCAGGCAAAGGCCCGGTGA
- a CDS encoding ArsB/NhaD family transporter → MALAIFLFTYIFIAGARLPFIKLDRPGGALLGATLMVVAGAVTPAEVFGHSSDRNQQAIDMDTIVLLLGMMLLAVYLAQANFFRAAGAKALKVAHTPRLLLVAVTFVSAFLSAFLVNDTVCLFLTPLVLVVVEDARLPPVPYLLAVCMGSNSGSVATFTGNPQNMLIQGASGLGYARFAAYMALPAILSTVIVALALLYLFRKELPSARFDTHPPPLEVDRRLLALGLGVLLGVVVAFFAGLPMSWSALAGGVLVMSLSGHEPREALERVDWVLLLFFASLFVVVYGVNKAGWAEDIRHVFSPLMAGPPWRETLGFAFLTLVASNLFSNVPFVMLARAWVPTMQEPELAWHVLALGSTLAGNLTLVGSVANLIVFEAARGKVRMGFVDYLRVGVPVTLISFVVGLGVLLAEHALF, encoded by the coding sequence GTGGCGCTCGCGATCTTCCTGTTCACTTACATCTTCATCGCCGGGGCGAGGCTGCCCTTCATCAAGCTGGACCGTCCCGGAGGTGCCCTGCTGGGCGCCACGCTGATGGTCGTCGCCGGGGCCGTCACGCCCGCGGAGGTCTTCGGTCACAGCTCGGACCGGAACCAGCAAGCCATCGACATGGACACCATCGTCCTCCTGTTGGGGATGATGTTGCTGGCCGTGTACCTGGCGCAGGCGAACTTCTTCCGCGCCGCCGGGGCCAAGGCCCTCAAGGTCGCGCACACGCCGCGGCTGCTCCTGGTGGCCGTGACGTTCGTGAGCGCGTTCCTGTCCGCGTTCCTCGTCAACGACACCGTGTGCCTGTTCCTCACGCCGCTGGTGCTGGTGGTGGTGGAGGACGCGCGCCTGCCGCCCGTGCCGTACCTGCTCGCGGTGTGCATGGGCAGCAACAGCGGTTCCGTGGCCACCTTCACCGGCAACCCGCAGAACATGCTGATCCAGGGCGCGTCCGGCCTGGGCTACGCGCGGTTCGCCGCGTACATGGCCCTGCCCGCAATCCTCTCCACCGTCATCGTCGCCCTGGCGCTGCTCTACCTCTTCCGCAAGGAGCTGCCGTCCGCGCGCTTCGACACGCACCCGCCCCCGCTGGAGGTGGACCGTCGGCTGCTCGCGCTGGGGCTGGGAGTCCTGCTGGGCGTGGTGGTGGCGTTCTTCGCCGGCCTGCCCATGAGCTGGAGCGCGCTCGCGGGCGGCGTGCTGGTGATGTCCCTGTCCGGGCACGAACCGCGCGAGGCCCTGGAGCGCGTGGACTGGGTGCTGCTGCTCTTCTTCGCCAGCCTCTTCGTCGTCGTGTACGGGGTGAACAAGGCGGGCTGGGCGGAGGACATCCGCCACGTGTTCTCCCCGCTGATGGCCGGGCCGCCGTGGCGCGAGACGCTGGGCTTCGCGTTCCTGACGCTGGTGGCGTCCAACCTCTTCAGCAACGTGCCGTTCGTGATGCTCGCGCGCGCGTGGGTGCCGACCATGCAGGAGCCGGAGCTGGCGTGGCACGTGCTCGCGCTGGGCTCCACGCTCGCGGGCAACCTCACGCTGGTGGGCAGCGTGGCGAACCTCATCGTCTTCGAGGCCGCGCGCGGCAAGGTCCGCATGGGCTTCGTGGACTACCTGCGCGTGGGTGTGCCCGTGACGCTGATCAGCTTCGTCGTGGGCCTGGGTGTGCTCCTGGCGGAGCACGCCCTCTTCTAG
- a CDS encoding DEAD/DEAH box helicase codes for MKPEKETEAFSGPRRTPWSGARGLDAVLQGWRTDRQVWPNIVHDAVTPARAGVFAPMPEGLAPQVRDALQRRGVEQLFSHQAEAFERARDGESLVIATPTASGKSLCYNLPLLDRFAREPEARALYLFPTKALSRDQEESLRAFMREAGLGHGAITFDGDTPGDARRAARERAGVVLTNPDMLHTGILPHHANWARLFSNLRYVVIDELHTYRGVFGSHLANVLRRLQRVARFHGASPTFILASATIGNPKAHAERMLGREVALVSESGAPSGERRVLVYNPPVVNAELGIRASYLKSAVRLTSDLVRAGVSTLLFGQSRNNVEVMLKYLRDRFVEEKLDPSLIQGYRGGYLPGTRRATEAAMRAGEVRCVVATNALELGIDIGSLDAVVCAGYPGSVAALAQRFGRAGRRGMGSLALLVTSSAPLDQYFAADPRALTGAPVEHARIDPDNVEILVQHLKCAAFELPFEEGDAFGDVPVENTTEALDFLTQHQVVHPSQAPEGGRRMFHWSSDAYPAHHVSLRSVGWDNVVVIERGTDKTLAEMDFRSAHTQLHEQAIYQHDSEQYQVEMLDLENHKAFVRKVAPDYFTDAMTNVRVSVIQEDQGAPLGPSLHAGLGEVSVIEKVVGYKKIKFHTHENVGYGDVRLPEMQMHTSALWLTVPEAVVRSMDAPRPAVIDALRGLGSALRTVACVGLMSDPRDLGRTLGSKDEPDGPPRKEGGVGFDPTLFLYDNVPGGVGLAARLYDQREELLLRGRKLLESCPCEDGCPACIGPAAGGQPGSAPSGSHPRKRLALDLLAALGVAGVQ; via the coding sequence ATGAAGCCCGAGAAGGAAACCGAGGCCTTCTCCGGCCCGCGCCGCACGCCGTGGTCTGGGGCTCGCGGGCTGGACGCCGTCCTCCAGGGATGGCGGACGGACCGGCAGGTGTGGCCGAACATCGTCCATGACGCCGTGACCCCCGCTCGCGCTGGCGTGTTCGCGCCGATGCCTGAGGGGTTGGCTCCCCAGGTCCGGGACGCGCTCCAGCGCCGGGGCGTGGAGCAGCTCTTCTCCCATCAGGCCGAAGCCTTCGAGCGGGCCCGCGACGGGGAGAGCCTGGTCATCGCCACGCCGACCGCGTCCGGCAAGAGCCTCTGCTACAACCTGCCGCTGTTGGATCGCTTCGCGCGCGAGCCGGAAGCGCGGGCGCTCTACCTGTTCCCCACCAAGGCCCTGTCGCGCGATCAGGAAGAATCGCTGCGCGCCTTCATGCGCGAGGCGGGCCTGGGCCACGGCGCCATCACCTTCGACGGTGACACACCGGGGGACGCGCGCCGGGCGGCACGTGAGCGCGCGGGCGTGGTGCTCACCAACCCGGACATGCTGCACACGGGCATCCTTCCGCACCACGCGAACTGGGCGCGGCTGTTCTCGAACCTGCGCTACGTCGTCATCGACGAGTTGCACACGTACCGGGGCGTCTTCGGTTCGCACCTGGCGAACGTGCTGCGGCGGTTGCAGCGGGTGGCGCGGTTCCACGGGGCATCGCCCACGTTCATCCTGGCGTCGGCGACCATCGGCAATCCGAAGGCGCATGCGGAGCGGATGCTGGGGCGCGAGGTGGCGCTCGTGTCGGAGAGCGGGGCGCCGTCCGGTGAGCGCCGGGTGTTGGTCTACAACCCGCCCGTGGTGAACGCGGAGCTGGGCATCCGCGCCAGCTATCTCAAGAGCGCGGTGCGGCTCACGTCGGACCTGGTGCGCGCGGGCGTGTCCACGCTGCTGTTCGGCCAGTCGCGCAACAACGTGGAGGTGATGCTCAAGTACCTCCGTGACCGGTTCGTGGAGGAGAAGCTGGACCCGTCGCTCATCCAGGGCTACCGGGGCGGCTACCTGCCGGGCACCCGCCGCGCGACGGAGGCCGCGATGCGCGCGGGCGAGGTGCGCTGCGTCGTGGCCACCAATGCGCTGGAGTTGGGCATCGACATCGGTTCGTTGGACGCGGTGGTGTGCGCGGGCTACCCGGGCTCCGTGGCGGCGCTGGCGCAGCGCTTCGGCCGCGCGGGCCGGCGAGGCATGGGGAGCCTGGCGCTGCTGGTGACGTCCAGCGCGCCGTTGGATCAGTACTTCGCGGCGGATCCGCGCGCGCTCACGGGAGCGCCGGTGGAGCATGCGCGGATTGATCCGGACAACGTGGAGATATTGGTCCAGCACCTGAAGTGCGCGGCGTTCGAGCTGCCCTTCGAGGAAGGGGACGCGTTCGGCGACGTGCCGGTGGAGAACACCACGGAGGCGCTGGACTTCCTCACGCAGCACCAGGTGGTGCACCCGTCGCAGGCGCCGGAGGGCGGGCGTCGGATGTTCCACTGGTCGTCGGACGCGTATCCGGCGCACCACGTGTCGTTGCGCAGCGTGGGCTGGGACAACGTGGTGGTCATCGAGCGCGGCACGGACAAGACGCTGGCGGAGATGGACTTCCGTTCCGCGCACACGCAGCTGCACGAACAGGCCATCTACCAGCACGACTCCGAGCAGTATCAGGTGGAGATGCTGGACCTGGAGAACCACAAGGCGTTCGTGCGGAAGGTGGCGCCGGACTACTTCACGGACGCGATGACGAACGTGCGCGTGAGCGTCATCCAGGAGGACCAGGGAGCGCCGCTGGGGCCCTCGCTGCACGCGGGCCTGGGCGAGGTGTCCGTCATCGAGAAGGTGGTCGGATACAAGAAGATCAAGTTCCACACGCACGAGAACGTGGGCTACGGCGACGTGCGGCTGCCGGAGATGCAGATGCACACGTCGGCGCTATGGCTGACGGTGCCGGAGGCGGTGGTGCGGAGCATGGACGCGCCCCGGCCCGCGGTCATCGACGCGCTGCGAGGCCTGGGTTCCGCGCTGCGCACGGTGGCGTGCGTGGGATTGATGAGCGACCCGCGAGACCTGGGCCGCACGCTGGGCAGCAAGGACGAGCCGGACGGTCCGCCGCGCAAGGAAGGCGGCGTGGGCTTCGATCCGACGCTGTTCCTCTACGACAACGTGCCCGGAGGCGTGGGGCTGGCGGCTCGGCTGTACGATCAGCGCGAGGAGCTGCTCCTGCGAGGACGCAAGCTGCTGGAGTCGTGTCCGTGCGAGGACGGGTGTCCGGCGTGCATCGGTCCTGCGGCGGGTGGGCAGCCGGGGAGCGCGCCGTCGGGGTCGCATCCGCGCAAGCGTTTGGCGTTGGACCTGCTGGCGGCGCTCGGCGTCGCCGGGGTGCAGTGA